Within the Pseudoxanthomonas sp. YR558 genome, the region GCCCTGATCGCGGGCGAACTCGCCGTGATCGCGATCGCCATCCTTGCGGCCGGCTGGGTGCATGCGCGCAAGCGCTCCTTCCTCTAGGGCAACGACGTGGAAGGCGGCGAACGCGTCCACTCCCTGGACAACCTGCGCGCCGTGGCCATGCTGGCCGGCGTGGTCTTCCACGCGGCGCTCGCGTACAGCCCGGTGATGCGGCCGATCTGGCCCGCTGCGGATGCGGGCGGGTCGACGGTCGTCGATGCGGTGGCGTGGTTCATGCACGTGTTCCGCATGCCGCTGTTCTTCGCGCTCGCGGGGTACTTCGCGGCTCTGTTGGTGGCGCGTCGCGGCATGGCGGGCCTGTTCCGCAACCGTTGCGCACGCGTGCTGTTGCCGCTGGCGCTGTTCGCCTGGCCGGTCCTCGCCAGCATGCGTGGGTTGACGGAACGTGCGGCGGAAACCGTCATCCATCCATCACCGGCCCTGGCGTGGATCCGTACCTATATCGACCAGCATGGCGCCATGCCCTCGCTGCCGAGTTGGGGACACCTGTGGTTCCTGTTCTACCTGATGCTGTTCACGCTGCTGGTGTGGATCATGTCGACCCTCGGCGTGGGGTGGATCGGGCGCAAGGTCGCCGCGATGCCCGTAGCGATATGGATCGTGATGTTCCCGGTGCTGTCGGCATCCGCACTGGCGCTGGTCGGCGTGCCATGGCCCGCACCGGAGTTCTTCGTGCCGGCGCTCTGGGCCCTGGTGTTCTTCGGGTTGTACTTCGCGTTCGGGTACCAGCTCTTCCACCACGACAGCCTGCTTGATCGCCTGCGACCGCTGGCTCCCTTCCTGTTGACGGGTGCGGTGGTTGCGTACGCCGCGTTGTTCCTGTGGACGCAGGGCTTCCTCGACGTGCCACCGTCCGTCGTACTCCGTGGCGTGCGGGCCTGGCTGGAGGCCTGCGCTGGCTTCTGGATGACGCTCTGGTGCCTGCTCGCTGCGCGGCGATGGCTGGGTTCGCGCAGCGCGACGATGCGCTGGCTCTCCGACAGCGCCTACTGGGTCTACCTCATCCACTTGCCGGTCTTGCTGGCCGTCCAGTACCGACTGTTGGATATGCCGCTGCACTGGATTGTTAAGTTCATGTCTTCAATCGTCATCACGCTGCTGGTGTCGTTCGCCAGCTATCAGCTGCTGGTCCGGCACACGGTGATCGGCAGGTTGTTGAATGGAAAGGGGCGACCGTCCGTCAGTCCGGTTGCGATCAGCGGCACGGATACGGTGTGATCGCCAATCACGCCTGTGTTTCCATGTGTTTGAATCAATGGATTCGCAGGGAATACGCAAATATTCCTGCAATTTCACGCTGCCTGCACGTACGCCAATCTTGGCTGAAGGTACGTTGCAGCACCGGCCGGAAACACGTCTATATTCCCAGCTCCCAGACGAAGGAGGATTGGAATGTTTACCAACAAGCGATTTATGACGACGGCGCGTGTGCTCGGTGTGGCGATGGTGGCAGGCGTGGCGCTCAGCGGCTGCGCCACCTATGACGACGAGTTCGCAGGCATCAACTCGCGCCTCGACCAGCTCGACACGAAGGTGCAGGGTGCGGCGCAGAGCGCCGATGCGGCGAATCAGTCGGCGCAGCAGGCCAACCAGCGCCTGGACCAGATCGAAGGTCGCGTGCGCCAGCTGGAATCGGCCCCGCGCCGCGTGCCGCGCGGCTGATCGCGCTTGCACGGTTCGTGAGGAATCGTGAGACCCGGACCCCGGCGGCCGCTCCTGGCCGCCGGGCTCTCTTTTGATAGTGGTTTTTGTTGTGAGGAACTGCGCCATTCGTACCTGCCTACATCCTGCGATCCGTGCCGCTTCCGGCGCGCTGCTGCTGACGCTGGCGTTCGCGAGCGCCGCGGCACCCAAGGCCGAGCGTGACGCCCAGCAAGAAGCGGCCGCAGCCGCCGACCAGTTGCCAGAAGGGCAGGACGTATCCGACACCGTGATCGCGCTCGCGGGCTGGATCGTCGCGACGAAAGACAGCCAGGGCTATCCGTTCGCCATCATCGACAAGGCGGCGGCGCAGATATTGGTATTCGGCGGCGACGGCCGGCCTCGCGGCGCAGCCCCCGGACTCTTCGGATCGGCGGTCGGCGACCACACAGCGCCCGGCGTAGCCGGTCTTGCGCTGCGCGAGATCCCGGGCCGCGATCGCACGACCCCCGCAGGTCGCTTCGTGGGCGGATTCGGTCCGTCCATCGACGCCGGTCGCGTGCTGTGGGTGGACTACGAGTCTGCGGTCTCGATCCATCCGACCGCCACCGGTGTGCCGGCCGAGAAGCGCGTGGAACGCCTCGCATCGCCCACCCCCGACGACAATCGCATCACGCACGGCTGCATCAACGTGGCGCCGGCGTTCTACGAGCAGATCATGCAGCCGACGTTCGAGAAGGGCGGAGTGTTCTACATCCTCCCGGACAAGGACTCGATCGAGGAAACCTTCCCGGAGTTCGCGCAGAGTCGCGCGGACTCGGCGGCAAACGCCGGCAAGAAGCGCGGACGCTCGGCCCGCAAGTGACGCGCGCGTCAGCGTAGCCCGCGGCCTGCCGCACGATGGCTGCGTTATACGGATTCATGGAGGGAGGCGCTGCGCGCTTCCCTTTTTTGTGTGCGCGAAGAGGGGCGTCGCATGCATTGGTCATTGGCACGCCATCGCGGCCGATAGGGGCGCGTGCCGAGCCTGCATCCGGCCGCCCTACGCGCCGACATGGCGCGCCATAGGTAGTACGTAGGTGCGTGGTTCGCGGCAGCCTATGGACCTGGTGACGGCTAAGGCATCCATGGCTTAGAGTCGCCTCCATGAGCTACGACCTCTATTTCAAACCTCGCAACGGTTCATTGGATCGTGCCGCGTTCGAGGCTTACTTCGCACAGAATCCATTGTTTCAGGTTGACGATGCCGAGGTGGCATATCAGAACGAAGCAACGGGAACGTATTTCTCCTTCGGCTGGCAGATCGGTGCACTGCAGGACGAGGATGAAGGGGCTGAGTCCAGCTACCCCATCGGGTTCAACCTCAATTTCTTCAGGCCCTCGACCTTTGCGTTGGAGGCCGCGCCGCACCTGACGGCATTGGTGCGGGCATTCGACCTCGTTGTATTGGATCTGCAGGCCCATGGCATGGGCGAGGGCGACTTCAGCGTCGATGGTTTCTTGTCCGGATGGAACGCCGCCAACGCGTGGGCCATCAGCCATGTCATCGAGGAACACGGGGTCGATGAGCATGGCGGACTTTTCCCGCAGTCCGAGATTCATCGGACATGGCAGTGGAATCTCCACAAGGCGCAGCGGGAAGCCGCGCTGGAGCAGCGTGGCATAGATCGCTTCGTGCCTACGCGCATGTATGCGCGCGTCGAAGGGCAGGTCGGCAGCATGATGGTCTGGCCAGACGGTATCCCTTTCGAATCCGCGCCGACGGACTATGTTCTCGTGGTGAGGGAGGAGCTCGCGCCGCGGTCCTTCCTGCGTTCAAGGCCCGACAGGGTGTTGGTTCCCTGGTCTGATCTTCGTCCGGTGATCGAGCTACACGGCGCTACCGATGCTGACGGCGTCGTGGCCTTGTCGTTCGAGCGCGTGCCGCGGGACGTCGCAAACTTCGTCAGGAAGCTCCCCGCGCGCGACGCGGCTTTCACGGTGTTGAGCCCAGATCGCGTACTGGATGCCGAGCACGCGCCAAACGCTGCGATGGAGTGAGGATACGCAGGTGTCAGGCGTGAGCTGGAGCGTCCGCTTCTGACCCGACGCGGACGGCCGGGGTGAGGCTTTACTTCATGAGCCCCATGTATAGGGCTGTGTAGTCTTACTCAGCTTGGCGAGAGGCCCGGCCACCTACGCGACGGGCCTCTTCGATCCAATCCAGGGCTTCGCGGTAGCCTTCCTCGCTTTCCAGAACCCGATCCATTAACGGCCGCCCCGTCAGAGTGAGGTACTCGCCGAAGTCCGCAGGCGTGAGTCCGGCGGCCTCGGCGGCTTGGTGGAACAGGTGCCAGCGCATTGCGCGCTTCTCACGTTCGTAGCGCGACCAGAAGTCTGGAAGGACCTCCGCACCCGCATGTACGCGTTTGACCGGCTCTCCTGGGTTGCTGTCCTTGGGGGCGAGGCGCTTGGCGGCGGCGAGGAGCAGGTGTTCCATGTCCTCGCGCACTACGTTCCCACTCGCCGCATGCAGTTGACGTGCACACCGATCCAGGGCGGCGGATAGCTCGCGGAGCGAGGCCTGGAGGTACGGATTCGGGTGGTCTTTGATCATCGTTCGACAGTGCACGGGCCGCGAACTGCGCCCCATCATCAAGGTAGACGTCTGGCGGGGCCATTTCCCTATGGTGGTGAACGCGATATCTCCCATGGCGACGAGTCGATAGTCGCGAACTTGACCTGCGGCGCTGCCCCGGTACGAAGTGGCGAATCCCGAAGGATGCGTCGGCGGGGCCTACGGTCCTGCCGCACGACCATGGCTTTTCAAGGAGGGGGCGCAGCGCGCCTCCCTTCTCTTGCGCGCGGGTTGCGATATCGCGCGCAAGCAGCGCCCTGCCAACATCGCACGTATATCCATCGAGCGATGCTGGATCGTCCCGGCATGCTTTAAAGGCTTCTTAAAGTCGCGCCGCGACACTGCATCGCGGTGATTGCGGGGAAGCTTTCTGCCTTCTGCGCTGCGCCGCATGGCAGGCATCGCGTTTTTTGTGTGCCTGCGTCTCCCCCTAACAAGGCACCTTCATGGCAGGTTGGAACACATCCGATATTCCATCGCAGGTCGGGCGAACCGTCCTCGTCACCGGTACAGGCGGCATCGGCTTTCACGTATCCAAGGCACTGGCTCACGCGGGCGCCACCGTCATCGTGGCAGGTCGGAATGCAGCCAAGGGCGCGGCTGCCATCGCGCAGATAAGCCGATCATTGCCCAGGGCCCGGGTGCGCTTCGGTGCCGTCGACCTCGCCAGCCTGGAGTCGATCGAGACCTTCGCCGAGACGCTGCTGCGATCGCATGGCAGCCTGGACCTGCTGGTCAACAATGCAGCAGTGATGACGCCACCTCAGCGGAAGGAAACCGCCGATGGTTTCGAACTGCAGATGGGTACGAACCATCTTGGACACTTCGCACTCACGGCCCGGCTGTTGCCTTTGCTGCGCGAGGGACGCAGTGCCCGGGTCGTGTCGTTGTCCAGCATTGCAGCGCGCAGCGGTGTGATCGACTTCGACGATCTGCAATCGTATCGTCGCTATGTACCCATGACCGCCTACAGCCAGTCAAAGCTGGCATGCCTGCTGTTCGCGTTCGAACTGCAGCGCCGGAGCGCGAGGGAAGGGTGGGGTATCCAGAGCGTCGCCGCGCATCCGGGCATCGCGCGCACGGATCTGCTCCCCAACGGCGCCGGCCCGAGCAGTCCACAGGCGCTGGCCCGACGATACCTGTGGTTTCTGTTTCAACCCGCCGAACGGGGCGCGTTGCCGCCGTTGTACGCCGCAACAGCGCCGACGGCGCAGGCGGGCGGTTACTACGGACCCGACAGATTGGGCGAGACGCGCGGCCGCCCAACCGCGGCCAGCGTGCCTGCGCAAGCAGAGGACCTCGGTGTCGCCGAGCGCTTGTGGCAGGTATCGGAGGGCCTAACGGGTGGCAGGTTTGGAGGTCGGAAGGCGCAAGGCGCGTAGCACGCAGAAGGCCTGGATTCGCGGCGCGCGACAAAGGGACCATATGTCCCCTTTGTTCGCGGCAGGATCGCCATGCCAAGGCCGACCACGGGGCCGCGGATCGACGCACGGTAGCGACGACCCAACAAGTCCTACGCGAGAGCGGAGTCCGGGTAGCTGCGGTAGAGCCAGCGCGGCAGTCCGGGCGATGGTTCGCGAACCTTCCGCCAGCGGGTGAACAGGTACTGCCCCAGATCGTGTTCGCGGTTCGGCGTGTTGCGTAGGAACTCGACGATCACCGCGTCGGCTACCTTGCCGCCGCGGTTGAGGTGCACATCGGAGGTAAACGACACCTCAGCCTCGAACCCGGCGTGCATCATCAGCTCATGCAACTCATGCCGCGTGTACTCGCGGTTGTGACGTCCGTAGGGGCCATAGCCGGAGTAGGGATCATAGATACTCCAGCCCTCGAGCATTGCGCGCACGTTGTCGAAACGCGCGACGTTCGGTGTCGTCAGCACCAACTGCCCACCCGGCTGCAGCACGCGCGACAGTTCGCGCAGGGCAGCCATCGGATCGTTCGTAAAGTGCTCCAGCACCTCACAGAACAGGATGAGCGAATAGGCGCCGTCTTCGACCGGGAGTTGGTCGGCCTCGAGGTTTGTGTTGAAGCTGTGGAAGACCTCGCTCCATTGCTGCTGGCCATCGACCCAGCGCACGTCCTGCTGGAAGGTCGCCGGCTCACTGGGGAAGTAGTTGACGCCGTCCAGCGCCAGTCCTGGGCGGTGCATGCGCAGCAGCGCAGTCATGAAATAGGGATTGGAGCCGATCTCGAGCGCGCGCCCAGCCACATCGGGCGTGATCGCCAGGGTGTACAGAAACCGCAGGAAGTCCGAATCGAGATAGCCGCGCATTCCCGAAGGGTCGGCATTGCCGATTGTCAGCGTAGCGAGCGCACCGTGAAGTGCGTCACGGTCAGATTCGGAGGGGAGCTGAACATCCTGGTATGCGTAGTCCATGCGCACCGTTTCCTTATTGGGGCCGCGAGGTTATCACGTGTCCGAGCGCATGATGCCTCGATGCTCGATTGGGGCCTCGCCAACTGCTACGGCGAGCACGGGTTGGAGCAGGACGGGGGTCAAGTTGCAACGCATGGCCCCACAAACGAAAAAACCCTGGAGGTCCAGGGTTTGATCTTGGTGCCGGAGGTGGGACTCGAACCCACACGCTTTTAAGGGCGGCGGATTTTGAGTCCGCTGCGTCTACCATTCCGCCACTCCGGCGCGGACGCGAAGTATAGCCGAGCAAGGCCTCTCGCCGACAGAGCGGGGGCGCACGCGGCTCAATTGACCTGGTCGGTGCCCAACAGGCGCTCGCCGCGGCGCTGCCAGCCGCTGGTGCCCGCGTCTTCTTCCGGCGTGTAGATGCCGCAGCGGACCATCGTGCGCTGGTAGACATGCAGACTGACCGCCACCGCCTTGTCGCTGGGGTTGCGGATGGTGTGGTACTCGTGCGGCGGGATCAGGCTGCCGGCCGAGCCGGTGCCGGCCTCGATCGTGCCAGCCGGAATGAAGCGGTAGCGCACCTCGTCGTGCTCGGCCAACTCGTACTGGGTGATCTCCAGCCGGCCGCGCCACACACCTTCCACGCACCACATGCCCGAATGATCGTGGATCTTCGTGCCCTGGCCGGGGCCCCAGGTCATCGCGATGACGCTGTAACCGTGCTCCGGGCTGGTGTACAGCTCGCGGCGCGCGTAATGGTCGGAGATCGGCTCCAGCACGCAGGCCGGCAGGCGCACGTCCTCGTCGCAGATCAGTTCGCACAGCGACTTGCGCAGCGCATCGGTGATGGCGCGGTCGTCGCCCAGGGCAACGGCAGCATCCAGCGAGGCGACCAGTTTGTCGGCGCCGGGGAAATCGAGGGTCATGGCATGGCCCGGGTCAGGAAGTGGGGCCATTTTAGCCGCCCGGGCGGGGGAGGACGTCGTGCGGTGCGGAAATGGTCTGCTTTTCCTGAAGCGGGGGGTCAGATCCCCGCCAGGAAGTCCCGCACCGCCGGCCCGAACCGGTCGTAGTCCACCAGGAAGGCATCGTGGCCCTGGGGCGATTCCAGCGGCAGGAACTCCGCCTGCGCACCGCCCGCGGCCAGCCCGTCGGCGATCTGCTGCTGCTGTTGCAGCGGGAACAGGATGT harbors:
- a CDS encoding acyltransferase family protein translates to MEGGERVHSLDNLRAVAMLAGVVFHAALAYSPVMRPIWPAADAGGSTVVDAVAWFMHVFRMPLFFALAGYFAALLVARRGMAGLFRNRCARVLLPLALFAWPVLASMRGLTERAAETVIHPSPALAWIRTYIDQHGAMPSLPSWGHLWFLFYLMLFTLLVWIMSTLGVGWIGRKVAAMPVAIWIVMFPVLSASALALVGVPWPAPEFFVPALWALVFFGLYFAFGYQLFHHDSLLDRLRPLAPFLLTGAVVAYAALFLWTQGFLDVPPSVVLRGVRAWLEACAGFWMTLWCLLAARRWLGSRSATMRWLSDSAYWVYLIHLPVLLAVQYRLLDMPLHWIVKFMSSIVITLLVSFASYQLLVRHTVIGRLLNGKGRPSVSPVAISGTDTV
- a CDS encoding SDR family oxidoreductase, yielding MAGWNTSDIPSQVGRTVLVTGTGGIGFHVSKALAHAGATVIVAGRNAAKGAAAIAQISRSLPRARVRFGAVDLASLESIETFAETLLRSHGSLDLLVNNAAVMTPPQRKETADGFELQMGTNHLGHFALTARLLPLLREGRSARVVSLSSIAARSGVIDFDDLQSYRRYVPMTAYSQSKLACLLFAFELQRRSAREGWGIQSVAAHPGIARTDLLPNGAGPSSPQALARRYLWFLFQPAERGALPPLYAATAPTAQAGGYYGPDRLGETRGRPTAASVPAQAEDLGVAERLWQVSEGLTGGRFGGRKAQGA
- a CDS encoding methyltransferase domain-containing protein; protein product: MDYAYQDVQLPSESDRDALHGALATLTIGNADPSGMRGYLDSDFLRFLYTLAITPDVAGRALEIGSNPYFMTALLRMHRPGLALDGVNYFPSEPATFQQDVRWVDGQQQWSEVFHSFNTNLEADQLPVEDGAYSLILFCEVLEHFTNDPMAALRELSRVLQPGGQLVLTTPNVARFDNVRAMLEGWSIYDPYSGYGPYGRHNREYTRHELHELMMHAGFEAEVSFTSDVHLNRGGKVADAVIVEFLRNTPNREHDLGQYLFTRWRKVREPSPGLPRWLYRSYPDSALA
- a CDS encoding cysteine dioxygenase family protein is translated as MTLDFPGADKLVASLDAAVALGDDRAITDALRKSLCELICDEDVRLPACVLEPISDHYARRELYTSPEHGYSVIAMTWGPGQGTKIHDHSGMWCVEGVWRGRLEITQYELAEHDEVRYRFIPAGTIEAGTGSAGSLIPPHEYHTIRNPSDKAVAVSLHVYQRTMVRCGIYTPEEDAGTSGWQRRGERLLGTDQVN